Proteins from a genomic interval of Candidatus Nanopelagicales bacterium:
- a CDS encoding SGNH/GDSL hydrolase family protein: MSQWRRYVAIGDSFTEGLEDPGSGDRHVGWADRVAGELARSNPDLEYANLAIRGRLLAPILADQLPTALALEPDLISIAGGVNDALRPHWDLAAMTTAWDAGLAQARSGGADVVIVTFGQPSRRSKALGAVENRLRDYRDVILDLARRHGCTVTDFWYAWVFDDPRLWAADRLHLNSSGHERVAAAVLEDLGIPTWDWRAPLPHENPPSVVGRVGSDAAWMGTHLAPWIGRRILGRSSGDGVQPKYPRPVPAATLG, translated from the coding sequence ATGTCGCAGTGGCGGCGGTACGTGGCGATCGGTGACTCGTTCACCGAAGGACTCGAGGATCCGGGTTCCGGGGACCGTCACGTCGGCTGGGCCGACCGGGTGGCCGGCGAACTGGCTCGCTCCAACCCGGATCTCGAGTACGCCAACCTGGCGATCCGTGGCCGACTGCTGGCACCGATCCTTGCTGACCAACTGCCCACCGCCTTGGCCCTGGAGCCGGACCTGATCTCCATCGCGGGTGGCGTCAATGACGCCCTGCGGCCCCACTGGGATCTCGCGGCCATGACCACCGCCTGGGACGCAGGATTGGCGCAGGCTCGATCCGGTGGCGCGGACGTTGTGATCGTCACGTTCGGGCAACCGTCGCGCCGGTCCAAGGCACTGGGCGCCGTCGAGAACCGGTTGCGCGATTACCGCGACGTCATCCTCGATCTCGCCCGTCGGCACGGATGCACAGTGACCGACTTCTGGTACGCGTGGGTGTTCGATGATCCACGGCTGTGGGCTGCGGACCGCCTCCATCTGAATTCGTCCGGTCATGAACGGGTGGCCGCGGCGGTTCTCGAGGACCTGGGAATACCGACATGGGACTGGCGCGCCCCGCTGCCCCACGAGAATCCTCCCTCGGTTGTCGGCCGGGTCGGCTCGGATGCCGCATGGATGGGAACCCACCTCGCCCCCTGGATCGGACGGCGCATCCTGGGCCGCAGCTCGGGCGATGGAGTTCAGCCCAAGTACCCTCGACCGGTTCCCGCCGCCACGCTCGGCTGA
- a CDS encoding type II toxin-antitoxin system prevent-host-death family antitoxin — MKTITVAQLRQNPTEALADVESGETYVVTRHRRPVAKLVPPDDSNRTLLALIPAKPPPSRPPIESTCLAAKDGGNYRRPACRHGFRQVTQTITRRYYLDTSVAVHALAGTPAARAWFDRATASAMHGLVSSRLLQTELIRVLRREGHPLPEADEILDNLALLPITEAVLTTAESISEHVRTLDAIHVASAVLLGSGTVVVTNDSHLKQILTAVGLDYLDPIAEG, encoded by the coding sequence ATGAAGACCATCACTGTCGCACAGCTGCGCCAGAACCCCACCGAGGCGTTGGCAGACGTCGAGTCTGGGGAGACCTACGTGGTGACCCGACATCGGCGCCCCGTTGCGAAGCTGGTGCCACCCGACGACAGCAACCGGACTTTGCTCGCACTGATACCCGCGAAACCACCCCCGTCCCGCCCACCTATCGAGTCGACGTGCCTGGCAGCTAAAGACGGCGGCAACTATCGCCGACCTGCTTGCCGACATGGATTCCGACAGGTGACACAAACGATCACCCGGCGGTACTACCTCGACACTTCGGTGGCCGTCCATGCACTGGCAGGTACCCCCGCAGCGAGAGCTTGGTTCGACCGGGCGACAGCGAGCGCCATGCACGGTCTGGTGTCATCGCGACTCCTCCAGACCGAACTGATCCGGGTACTACGCCGGGAGGGTCATCCACTACCCGAGGCGGACGAGATCCTGGACAATCTCGCGCTTCTTCCCATCACCGAGGCGGTCTTGACGACCGCGGAGTCGATCAGCGAACACGTCAGGACCCTCGATGCCATCCACGTGGCCTCCGCAGTTCTGCTCGGGAGCGGGACCGTGGTGGTGACCAATGACAGCCACCTGAAACAGATCCTGACAGCAGTGGGACTGGACTACCTCGACCCGATCGCCGAGGGGTGA
- a CDS encoding DUF308 domain-containing protein, whose protein sequence is MADDSVHTDENTRPGETTAPDDNTSRVENPAEALIEMEEAVEASPEERAALAADVKAELSGMAKMWWLWLVIGIAWLIIALVVLQFNTESAATVGIVVGAMFLFTGIQQFVLASVVQGWKWVWVLFGILFVLAGLWALFNPGATFLALADSLGFLFLLVGVFWAIEAFSTKGNNDLWWLSLVAAIIMIIIAFWVSGQFLIERAYTLLIFAGAWALMEGIINIIRAFQIRRFGKILAK, encoded by the coding sequence ATGGCAGACGACAGCGTCCACACCGACGAGAACACCAGGCCGGGCGAAACCACCGCCCCGGACGACAACACCAGCCGGGTCGAGAACCCTGCTGAGGCCCTCATCGAGATGGAGGAGGCGGTCGAAGCCAGTCCCGAGGAGCGGGCCGCGCTGGCCGCCGACGTCAAGGCGGAGTTGAGCGGCATGGCCAAGATGTGGTGGCTGTGGCTCGTCATCGGGATCGCCTGGCTGATCATCGCCCTCGTGGTACTCCAGTTCAACACGGAATCGGCCGCGACAGTCGGCATCGTCGTCGGCGCGATGTTCCTCTTCACCGGCATCCAACAGTTCGTGCTCGCGTCGGTCGTCCAGGGCTGGAAGTGGGTGTGGGTGCTCTTCGGCATTCTGTTCGTTCTCGCCGGCCTCTGGGCCCTGTTCAATCCCGGTGCGACATTCCTCGCCCTCGCGGATTCGCTGGGCTTCCTGTTCCTCCTGGTCGGAGTCTTCTGGGCTATCGAGGCGTTCTCGACCAAGGGGAACAACGACCTGTGGTGGCTGAGCCTCGTGGCCGCGATCATCATGATCATCATCGCGTTCTGGGTGTCCGGGCAGTTCCTCATCGAGAGGGCCTACACCTTGTTGATCTTCGCCGGTGCCTGGGCCCTGATGGAGGGGATCATCAACATCATCCGCGCATTCCAGATCCGCAGGTTCGGCAAGATCCTGGCGAAGTAG
- a CDS encoding PepSY-like domain-containing protein, whose product METKSIAIVAGAAAAGGVLALAGLNLATAATGSQDAVMGQRAPMAGQYGMGQGGPGGPHGTPVTGEAADKVTAAVQAQYPDATVMFVEEEDGGYEAHVRKSEGTMVHVTLDADFQITGEHTGPAMGPGGPGGPHGTPVTGEAADKVTAAVQAQYPDATVMFVEEQDGGYEAHVRKSDGTMVHVTLDADFQITGEHTGPAMGGPGRMGPGHHGKPVTGAKAKKVRAAAKAELPSATVIRVEKDRNGYEAHMVKTNGTHVLVSVGKGFRVTDVETFPAPGQMGRSPAVESDPASA is encoded by the coding sequence ATGGAGACCAAGTCGATCGCGATCGTGGCCGGTGCGGCCGCTGCCGGTGGAGTACTGGCGCTGGCGGGTTTGAACCTGGCCACTGCGGCCACGGGTTCCCAGGATGCTGTCATGGGTCAACGTGCCCCGATGGCCGGCCAATACGGCATGGGCCAGGGAGGCCCGGGCGGACCGCATGGCACGCCGGTGACCGGTGAGGCGGCGGACAAGGTGACCGCAGCGGTGCAGGCGCAGTATCCCGACGCGACGGTGATGTTCGTCGAGGAAGAAGACGGCGGTTATGAGGCGCATGTGCGCAAGTCCGAAGGGACGATGGTCCATGTGACGTTGGATGCCGACTTCCAGATCACGGGCGAACACACGGGCCCCGCGATGGGCCCCGGCGGTCCGGGCGGACCGCATGGCACGCCGGTGACCGGTGAGGCGGCGGACAAGGTGACCGCAGCGGTGCAGGCGCAGTATCCCGACGCGACGGTGATGTTCGTCGAGGAACAGGACGGCGGTTATGAGGCGCATGTGCGCAAGTCGGACGGGACGATGGTCCATGTGACGTTGGATGCCGACTTCCAGATCACCGGCGAACACACCGGCCCGGCTATGGGTGGTCCCGGCCGCATGGGTCCGGGGCACCACGGGAAGCCGGTGACTGGCGCCAAGGCCAAGAAGGTGAGGGCGGCCGCGAAGGCCGAACTGCCCAGCGCCACTGTCATCCGGGTCGAGAAGGACCGCAACGGATACGAGGCTCATATGGTCAAGACCAACGGAACCCACGTGCTGGTGTCCGTCGGAAAGGGATTCCGGGTGACGGACGTCGAGACGTTCCCCGCGCCCGGTCAGATGGGCCGGTCACCGGCAGTCGAGTCCGATCCCGCCTCGGCCTGA
- a CDS encoding DUF1232 domain-containing protein, whose translation MSRLTKPDLTIIVLALLYVLIPVDFIPEIITGPIGLTDDMAALAVILATVLRARDREPAAVVVPATVTHESFER comes from the coding sequence ATGTCGAGGTTGACGAAACCTGACCTGACGATCATCGTCCTGGCGCTGCTTTACGTCTTGATCCCGGTGGATTTCATCCCTGAGATCATCACGGGGCCGATTGGCCTGACCGATGACATGGCGGCTCTGGCTGTGATTCTGGCGACCGTGCTGCGGGCCCGCGATCGCGAGCCCGCAGCAGTAGTGGTCCCGGCCACTGTCACGCACGAGTCGTTCGAGCGCTGA
- the adh gene encoding aldehyde dehydrogenase, whose protein sequence is MTVYAPPGSPGSVVSYESRYDNWIDGRRVAPVKGQYFDNISPVNGKPFCEIARSTAEDIELALDAAHAAAAVWGRTSAGERGDILLRIADRMEQNLEAIAVAETWDNGKPVRETLAADIPLAIDHFRYFAGVLRAQEGTLSQLDDDTVAYHFHEPLGVVGQIIPWNFPLLMAVWKIAPALAAGNAIVLKPAEQTPASIMWWIDLVGDLLPDGVLNIVNGFGLEAGKPLASSNRIAKIAFTGETTTGKLIMQYASENIIPVTLELGGKSPNIFFDDIAMKDDDFYDKSLEGFTMFALNQGEVCTCPSRALIQESIYDKFIADATERTKLVVQGDPLDSDTMIGAQASKEQHDKILDYIRIGQDEGARLVCGGESVDLGGDLSGGYYVAPTIFEGKNSMRIFQEEIFGPVVSVTTFSDFDDAMHIANDTLYGLGAGVWSRDINTAYRAGRTIQAGRVWTNCYHAYPAHAAFGGYKGSGIGRETHAQMLDHYQQTKNLLVSYAPQKLGFF, encoded by the coding sequence ATGACGGTTTACGCCCCGCCCGGATCCCCGGGAAGCGTCGTGTCCTACGAGTCCCGCTACGACAACTGGATCGATGGTCGGCGAGTCGCCCCTGTCAAAGGCCAGTACTTCGACAACATCTCGCCGGTCAACGGCAAGCCGTTCTGCGAGATCGCCCGCAGCACTGCGGAAGACATCGAACTGGCACTGGATGCCGCCCACGCCGCGGCAGCCGTCTGGGGCCGCACCTCGGCCGGCGAGCGTGGCGACATCCTGCTCCGCATCGCCGATCGCATGGAACAGAACCTCGAGGCCATTGCCGTGGCCGAGACGTGGGACAACGGCAAGCCGGTCCGTGAGACCTTGGCCGCTGACATCCCATTGGCGATCGACCACTTCCGTTACTTCGCCGGGGTCCTGCGCGCCCAGGAAGGCACACTGTCGCAACTCGACGACGACACTGTCGCCTACCACTTCCACGAACCGCTGGGAGTGGTCGGCCAGATCATCCCCTGGAACTTCCCCCTGCTGATGGCCGTGTGGAAGATCGCCCCGGCCCTGGCCGCCGGCAACGCCATCGTGCTCAAGCCGGCTGAGCAGACTCCGGCCTCGATCATGTGGTGGATCGACCTCGTCGGCGACCTCCTGCCGGACGGCGTCCTCAATATTGTCAACGGTTTCGGCCTCGAAGCGGGAAAGCCCTTGGCCTCGAGCAACCGGATCGCCAAGATCGCCTTCACCGGCGAGACGACGACCGGCAAGTTGATCATGCAGTACGCCAGCGAGAACATCATCCCGGTCACGCTGGAACTGGGCGGGAAGAGTCCCAACATCTTCTTCGATGACATCGCGATGAAGGACGACGACTTCTACGACAAGTCACTCGAGGGTTTCACGATGTTCGCTCTGAACCAGGGCGAGGTCTGCACGTGCCCGAGCCGGGCCCTGATCCAGGAGTCGATCTACGACAAGTTCATCGCCGATGCCACCGAGCGCACCAAACTGGTGGTCCAAGGAGATCCACTGGACAGCGACACGATGATCGGCGCTCAGGCCAGCAAGGAGCAGCACGACAAGATCCTCGACTACATCAGGATCGGGCAGGACGAGGGCGCCCGTCTGGTGTGTGGTGGTGAGTCCGTGGATCTCGGTGGGGACCTCTCCGGTGGGTACTACGTCGCCCCGACAATCTTCGAGGGCAAGAACTCGATGCGGATCTTCCAAGAGGAGATCTTCGGGCCCGTCGTGTCGGTGACCACGTTCAGCGATTTCGACGACGCCATGCACATCGCGAACGACACGCTGTACGGGCTGGGGGCCGGTGTGTGGAGCCGCGACATCAACACCGCGTATCGGGCGGGTCGCACCATCCAGGCCGGTCGCGTGTGGACGAACTGCTATCACGCCTACCCGGCACATGCCGCATTCGGCGGCTACAAGGGATCAGGGATCGGGCGCGAGACCCACGCCCAGATGCTGGACCATTACCAGCAGACGAAGAACCTGCTGGTGTCGTACGCTCCGCAGAAACTGGGGTTCTTCTGA
- a CDS encoding TetR/AcrR family transcriptional regulator: MQEMAKSGRQRRRPVQQRSKKTFERICSAASEILAQDGLEALTTNAVAARAGVSINALYSYFPDKYAIMLELFRQSEQRREEALAPYVREAAETNDWSALIRRTTFAAARLRVQDSDYLALRPVISAVSELRAAQREVDDGTVQRVAGHLQRRKPTLSKQRAHRAAVVVSITLTAALDEATRDGRVQRALLDEAIRMVELYVSDVLS, from the coding sequence ATGCAGGAAATGGCAAAGTCCGGCCGTCAGCGGCGTCGTCCGGTGCAGCAGCGTTCCAAGAAGACCTTCGAACGGATCTGTTCCGCTGCGTCGGAGATCCTGGCTCAGGACGGACTCGAGGCCCTGACCACGAATGCTGTAGCCGCACGGGCCGGGGTGAGCATCAACGCTCTGTACTCGTACTTCCCGGACAAGTACGCCATCATGCTGGAGTTGTTCCGGCAGTCCGAGCAACGCAGAGAGGAGGCGCTGGCCCCCTACGTGAGGGAAGCCGCGGAAACCAACGACTGGAGTGCCCTGATCAGGCGGACCACGTTCGCCGCGGCCCGCCTGCGTGTGCAGGACTCCGACTACCTCGCATTGCGCCCCGTGATCAGCGCCGTATCAGAGTTGCGTGCGGCCCAGCGCGAGGTCGATGACGGCACGGTGCAACGGGTGGCGGGACACCTGCAGCGACGAAAACCGACGCTGAGCAAACAACGCGCCCATCGGGCTGCAGTCGTGGTCAGCATCACCCTCACCGCCGCACTCGACGAGGCCACGCGGGACGGGCGGGTGCAGCGGGCGCTGTTGGATGAGGCGATCCGGATGGTGGAGCTGTACGTCAGCGACGTTTTGAGTTGA
- a CDS encoding aminotransferase class I/II-fold pyridoxal phosphate-dependent enzyme, with protein MSTAQAESTPDLAAETMPEVHVNTAQLRFDHWARIREAADRMRVEPESADEIIAEINHHLAVLEPFESFFAFPGIDEIQVIRRLMAGRDVELLAAETDRLDILLSQLGDAAAILDDAFDLTLDVDDLLAEGKRRHYFTVLVADTLSPRQLREIRRDMHEARTRDDDFVFELLQVPSVEDAMAAVAANPQIQSVWIRGDLPLRSERPLAIFRDRANLLLRIERAIGVHLHGPMLARAISDLRPELDLYLTLDAEGHLADSEDQSVFRRIFYRREHPSEMHMATLDGVRSRYRTPFFDALKKYAQRPIGNFHALPIARGNSVFNSEWIEDMAEFYGEQIFLAETSATVGGLDSLLSPTGTLRDAQEAAARAFGAKETFFATNGTSTSNKIVVQALCRPGDIVLIDRDCHKSHHYGLVLSDAYPVYLDAYPLPEYGIYGGVPVRDIKEQLLAFKRAGRLDEVRMLLLTNCTFDGIVYHPMRVMQEVLAIKPDMVFLWDEAWFAFAQLHPTLRRRNAMWAATNLRNLLDTHYYRRQYAEWRQWFDTLDPDDDATWLDNALLPDPNEVAVRVYATQSTHKSLSALRQGSMIHHWDEHFASDVSESFHEAYFTHTTTSPNYQILASLDLARRQVELEGYGRISNAMQMAFVVRDQVATDPLLSKYFSVLDPDDMIPAEYRESELSYRDKAGMRGPVDVMRAFFTDELVLDPTRLTLYIANTGMSGDDFKVGALMDRFGIQVNKTATNSVLLMTNIGTTWSSIDNLLSALRDIARQLDEDELESSPAELAMHAERVRALRDDVPPLPDFSEFYSAFRPNPATPEGNIRRAFFLAYKTENHDYVPLGDALAIIESGKVLVSSKFVIPYPPGFPVLVPGQVISREIIEFLQELDIEEVHGYRPELGLAVFSEAALESVG; from the coding sequence ATGTCCACTGCTCAAGCCGAATCCACCCCCGACCTCGCTGCCGAGACGATGCCCGAGGTGCACGTCAACACAGCCCAGTTGCGTTTCGACCACTGGGCGCGAATTCGCGAGGCCGCCGACCGGATGCGCGTCGAACCGGAGTCGGCCGACGAGATCATCGCTGAGATCAACCATCACCTGGCGGTGCTGGAACCGTTCGAAAGCTTCTTCGCCTTCCCCGGTATCGACGAGATCCAAGTCATCCGGCGGCTCATGGCGGGACGCGATGTCGAGCTGCTGGCGGCCGAAACCGATCGGCTCGACATCCTCTTGAGCCAGTTGGGCGATGCTGCCGCGATCCTCGATGATGCTTTCGACTTGACCCTGGATGTCGACGACCTGCTCGCCGAGGGCAAGCGTCGCCACTACTTCACCGTGTTGGTGGCGGACACCCTGAGCCCGCGGCAGTTGCGGGAGATCCGCCGCGACATGCACGAGGCCCGGACCCGGGACGATGATTTCGTCTTCGAGTTGCTGCAAGTCCCCTCGGTCGAGGACGCCATGGCGGCCGTGGCCGCGAATCCGCAGATCCAGTCGGTGTGGATCCGCGGTGATCTTCCGTTGCGTTCCGAACGCCCCCTGGCGATATTCCGGGATCGAGCCAATCTGCTGCTGCGCATTGAACGTGCGATCGGAGTTCACCTGCACGGGCCGATGCTGGCGCGGGCCATCAGCGACCTGCGACCGGAGCTCGATCTCTATCTGACGCTGGATGCCGAAGGTCACCTCGCCGATTCGGAGGACCAGTCCGTCTTCCGGCGCATCTTCTACCGTCGCGAGCACCCCAGCGAGATGCACATGGCGACGCTGGACGGGGTCCGCAGCAGATACCGAACGCCGTTCTTCGACGCGCTGAAGAAGTACGCCCAGCGTCCGATCGGCAACTTCCACGCCCTGCCGATTGCACGCGGGAACTCGGTCTTCAACTCCGAGTGGATCGAGGACATGGCGGAGTTCTACGGAGAGCAGATCTTCCTCGCCGAGACCTCTGCGACCGTCGGAGGCCTCGACTCGCTGCTGTCGCCCACCGGAACCCTGCGCGATGCCCAGGAGGCCGCCGCCCGCGCCTTCGGGGCGAAGGAGACCTTCTTCGCCACCAACGGGACGTCGACTTCGAACAAGATCGTGGTGCAGGCACTGTGCCGCCCGGGCGATATCGTCCTGATCGACCGCGACTGCCACAAGTCCCACCACTACGGGCTGGTGCTGTCGGACGCCTACCCGGTCTACCTGGATGCCTACCCGTTGCCCGAGTACGGCATCTACGGCGGGGTTCCGGTGCGTGACATCAAGGAACAGTTGCTCGCCTTCAAGCGCGCGGGTCGGCTGGATGAAGTGCGCATGCTCCTGCTCACCAATTGCACATTCGATGGCATCGTCTACCACCCCATGCGGGTGATGCAGGAGGTCCTGGCCATCAAACCGGACATGGTGTTCCTGTGGGACGAAGCGTGGTTCGCCTTCGCGCAGTTGCATCCCACCCTGCGTCGGCGCAATGCGATGTGGGCGGCCACGAATCTGCGCAACCTGCTCGACACCCACTACTACCGACGCCAGTACGCAGAATGGCGGCAGTGGTTCGACACCTTGGACCCGGACGATGACGCCACATGGTTGGACAACGCACTGCTGCCTGACCCCAATGAGGTCGCGGTGCGTGTGTACGCCACGCAGTCCACCCACAAGTCCCTGTCCGCACTGCGACAGGGATCGATGATTCACCACTGGGATGAGCACTTCGCGTCGGATGTGTCCGAGTCGTTCCATGAGGCCTATTTCACCCACACGACGACATCACCGAACTACCAGATCTTGGCGTCGTTGGATCTCGCGCGCCGGCAGGTCGAACTGGAGGGGTACGGACGGATCAGCAACGCGATGCAGATGGCGTTCGTGGTGCGCGATCAGGTGGCGACCGATCCCCTGCTGAGCAAGTACTTCAGCGTGCTCGACCCGGATGACATGATCCCGGCCGAGTACCGGGAATCAGAGCTGAGCTATCGAGATAAGGCGGGCATGCGTGGTCCAGTCGACGTCATGCGGGCGTTCTTCACGGATGAGCTCGTACTCGATCCGACCCGACTCACTTTGTACATCGCCAACACCGGTATGAGCGGCGACGACTTCAAGGTTGGTGCTCTGATGGACCGTTTCGGAATCCAGGTGAACAAGACCGCGACGAACAGTGTCTTGCTGATGACGAACATCGGGACCACGTGGTCGTCCATCGACAACCTGCTGTCAGCCCTGAGGGACATCGCCCGTCAGTTGGATGAGGACGAGCTCGAGAGCAGTCCGGCCGAGTTGGCCATGCACGCCGAGCGCGTGCGGGCGTTGCGGGACGACGTGCCGCCACTGCCGGACTTCAGCGAGTTCTATTCGGCGTTCCGACCGAATCCCGCAACACCGGAGGGCAACATTCGGCGCGCGTTCTTCCTTGCCTACAAGACGGAGAACCACGACTACGTCCCCCTGGGTGACGCGCTCGCCATCATCGAGTCCGGCAAGGTCCTGGTGTCGTCGAAGTTTGTGATCCCGTACCCGCCGGGATTCCCGGTCTTGGTGCCGGGTCAGGTCATCAGTCGGGAGATCATCGAGTTCCTGCAAGAGCTCGACATCGAAGAGGTGCATGGGTACCGGCCCGAGCTCGGGCTGGCGGTCTTCTCGGAAGCGGCGCTGGAATCGGTCGGTTGA
- a CDS encoding CoA transferase → MTGALDGIVIADFSRILAGPYCTMLLADLGAEVIKVERPGTGDDTRHWGPPFDDRGRATYFESVNRNKTSVALDLATRDGRASARSLALRSDVVIENFAPGTMARFGLGYDELRSLRPQLVYCSISGFGAGAGAGMPGYDPVVQAVGGLMSITGPDAAHPSKAGVALVDIIAGLHAGMGILAALRHRDITGQGQIVEVNLLQSLLSALANQAQAHVGAGVVPHMRGNEHPSIAPFETFATADRQIMICAGNDRQFAALCTVIGDPELASDERFQTNAARVSHRPELVTSLEQILASRPAATWLAELTQAGVPAGPVNTIAEAFDLAADLGLDPVVELVDSLGDVRPQVAHPVRYSRTPARYDTPPPDLPSDL, encoded by the coding sequence ATGACAGGAGCGCTCGACGGCATCGTCATCGCGGACTTCAGCCGGATCCTGGCCGGCCCCTATTGCACGATGCTGTTGGCGGACCTGGGTGCCGAGGTCATCAAGGTGGAGCGCCCGGGCACGGGCGACGACACTCGGCATTGGGGCCCACCGTTCGACGACCGCGGCCGGGCCACCTACTTCGAGTCGGTCAACCGCAACAAGACGTCCGTGGCGCTCGACCTGGCCACACGCGACGGACGGGCGTCGGCCCGATCGTTGGCGCTGCGGTCCGATGTGGTCATCGAGAACTTCGCACCCGGGACAATGGCACGCTTCGGCTTGGGGTACGACGAGCTCCGATCCCTCAGGCCGCAGCTGGTCTACTGCTCTATCAGCGGTTTCGGCGCTGGAGCAGGTGCCGGGATGCCGGGCTACGATCCTGTCGTTCAGGCTGTGGGCGGGCTCATGAGCATCACCGGGCCGGACGCCGCCCACCCGAGCAAGGCCGGAGTAGCCCTCGTCGACATCATCGCCGGCTTGCACGCCGGCATGGGAATCCTGGCCGCGCTGCGACACCGAGACATCACCGGACAAGGCCAAATCGTCGAGGTCAACCTGCTGCAGTCATTGCTCTCCGCCTTGGCCAACCAGGCCCAGGCGCACGTCGGGGCGGGCGTCGTGCCGCACATGCGCGGCAACGAACACCCGTCTATCGCCCCCTTCGAGACGTTCGCGACCGCCGATCGCCAGATCATGATCTGCGCAGGCAACGACCGGCAGTTCGCGGCCCTGTGCACGGTGATCGGTGATCCGGAGCTCGCGTCCGATGAGCGATTCCAGACCAACGCAGCCCGGGTCTCCCATCGACCCGAACTGGTCACGTCCCTTGAGCAGATCCTCGCCAGCCGACCTGCTGCCACCTGGCTGGCGGAACTCACTCAGGCGGGCGTGCCGGCTGGGCCGGTCAACACGATCGCGGAAGCGTTCGACCTGGCCGCCGATCTGGGGCTTGATCCCGTGGTCGAACTGGTCGACTCCCTCGGCGATGTCCGACCTCAAGTCGCCCACCCCGTGCGGTACTCGCGGACTCCCGCACGCTACGACACGCCTCCACCGGACCTGCCGTCTGATCTGTGA
- a CDS encoding acyl-CoA dehydrogenase family protein — MPQPPVPQTPFELYDIDILLDDEERAIRDTVRRYVDDRIKPDIADWFESGELPARELAREMGNLGLLGMHLTGYGCAGMSAVAYGLACLELEAGDSGIRSLVSVTGSLAMFAIHTFGSEEHKQQWLPRLATGEALGCFGLTEADFGSNPAGMRTSARREGGDWVLNGSKMWITNGNVADVAVVWARTDEGIRGFVVPMDTPGVTANVIHKKMSLRASVTSELVFDSVRLPADAVLPEVTGLKGPLSCLNEARFGIVFGTLGAGRDCLQTAVDYSLSRDQFDRPLAGFQLTQRKLADMAVQLGNGMLLALHLGRLKDTGRIRSEQVSVGKLNNARVALDIAREARSILGANGVTLEYPVIRHMNNLESVFTYEGTNEMHTLVVGQALTGIPAYR; from the coding sequence ATGCCCCAGCCCCCTGTCCCCCAGACCCCCTTCGAGCTCTACGACATCGACATCCTCCTCGATGACGAGGAGCGGGCCATCCGCGACACGGTGCGTCGCTACGTCGACGACCGGATCAAACCGGACATCGCCGACTGGTTCGAGTCCGGCGAGCTCCCGGCCCGCGAACTCGCCCGCGAAATGGGGAATCTGGGACTTCTCGGGATGCACCTGACCGGCTACGGCTGTGCCGGGATGAGCGCGGTGGCCTACGGCCTGGCCTGCCTCGAACTCGAGGCCGGTGACTCGGGAATCCGTTCCCTGGTCAGCGTCACCGGGTCGCTGGCCATGTTCGCGATTCACACGTTCGGCTCCGAGGAGCACAAACAGCAGTGGCTGCCCCGCTTGGCGACAGGCGAGGCGCTGGGATGTTTCGGCCTCACCGAGGCCGACTTCGGGTCCAATCCGGCAGGCATGCGCACGTCAGCGAGACGCGAAGGCGGCGACTGGGTCCTCAACGGATCCAAGATGTGGATCACCAACGGGAATGTCGCCGACGTGGCAGTTGTGTGGGCCCGGACCGATGAGGGGATCCGGGGTTTCGTCGTTCCCATGGACACCCCCGGCGTGACCGCGAACGTGATCCACAAGAAGATGTCGCTGCGCGCGTCAGTCACCTCGGAGTTGGTGTTCGACTCAGTGCGCCTGCCCGCCGACGCCGTGCTGCCCGAAGTCACCGGCTTGAAGGGACCACTGTCCTGCTTGAACGAGGCACGCTTCGGCATTGTGTTCGGGACCCTTGGCGCGGGCCGCGACTGCCTGCAGACTGCGGTCGACTACTCGCTGAGCCGCGACCAGTTCGATCGCCCCCTCGCAGGCTTCCAACTGACCCAGCGCAAACTCGCCGACATGGCAGTCCAGTTGGGAAATGGGATGCTGCTGGCCCTGCATTTGGGCCGACTCAAGGACACCGGCCGGATTCGGTCCGAACAAGTCAGCGTCGGCAAGCTGAACAACGCCCGAGTGGCGCTGGACATCGCGCGCGAGGCCCGCTCGATCCTCGGAGCCAACGGCGTGACGCTGGAGTATCCCGTCATCCGGCACATGAACAACCTCGAGTCGGTGTTCACGTACGAGGGGACCAACGAGATGCACACCTTGGTGGTCGGCCAAGCGCTGACCGGAATCCCTGCCTACCGCTGA